CAGGGCATCGAGCTGGGTAATCCCGCGTCGTATCATGGCCAGCTGCGCCCGGTTCTGGAGAATGAGACTGTATTCGGTGTCAACCTGTATCAGGCAGGCCTTGGTGAAAAGGTAGAAGACATGTTCAAAGAGCTGATCGCCGGGCCTCATGCGGTACGCGAAACCCTGAAACGGTATATGCTTTAAAAGATGACTGATTTCTTTCTTCGCCGCAGGCGGGGAAAGAAATGGTTGTACTTGTATCAGGCGATTGACAAGTAAGTCAATTTTGAAAAAAGGAGAGAATAAGGCATGAAAATGACATTTCGCTGGTACGGCAGCGGCTTTGACCCGATTCCCTTGAAATACATCCGTCAGATTCCCGGTGTGACCGGTGTGGTGGGCACTCTGATGGACGTTCCCGCCGGAGAGCTTTGGCCGCTCGAAAAGATCAAGGCGCTCCAGAAAGAGGTCAACGACGCCGGCCTGGAGCTGGAAGTGATCGAGAGTGTCAATGTCCATGAGGACATTAAGCTCGGTCTGCCTACCCGTGACCGCTATATCGAAAACTACAGGCAGACCCTGCGAAACTTAAAAGAGATCGGTATCAAGGTTGTCTGCTATAATTTTATGCCGGTGTTCGACTGGACTCGTTCCGACTTGGCCAAGGTGCTGCCTGACGGCTCCAATGTGCTGTCGTATGATCAGTCCATCATCGACAAGATCACCGACCCGCAGAAGATGGCGGACGAAATCCAGAAGGATTCCGGCGGATTCGAAATGCCCGGCTGGGAACCGGAACGTATGGCCAGCCTGAAAAAGCTGTTTGAGCAGTACAAGAATGTTTCTCACGACGACCTGTTAGCGAACCTGAAATATTTTCTGGAGCAAATCATCCCCGTGTGTGAGGAATGTGACATCAAAATGGCGATTCATCCGGATGACCCGCCGTGGGACATTTTCGGACTGCCCCGCATTACGACCAACGCGGA
Above is a window of Faecalispora anaeroviscerum DNA encoding:
- the uxuA gene encoding mannonate dehydratase, which translates into the protein MKMTFRWYGSGFDPIPLKYIRQIPGVTGVVGTLMDVPAGELWPLEKIKALQKEVNDAGLELEVIESVNVHEDIKLGLPTRDRYIENYRQTLRNLKEIGIKVVCYNFMPVFDWTRSDLAKVLPDGSNVLSYDQSIIDKITDPQKMADEIQKDSGGFEMPGWEPERMASLKKLFEQYKNVSHDDLLANLKYFLEQIIPVCEECDIKMAIHPDDPPWDIFGLPRITTNAENLERILGLVDSKYNGLTLCSGSLGSNPDNDIPAVIRRFGNRIHFAHVRNIKIHERGRFDESSHLSTDGSLDLFEIMKAYHDIGFEGYVRPDHGRMIWDEKGRAGYGLYDRALGITYLNGLWEAIEKMSTR